Within the Leptospira johnsonii genome, the region TAAAAAAAATGGCTCAGGCAGAAGGAGCCGAAGTTGTCACTCTCTGCGGAAAATTCGAAGAGGAAATTTCCGGACTAAGTAAAGAAGAACAATTAGAATTCTTAAGTGAGATCGGAGAGACAAGCAGCGGGTTAGATAGAATGATCCAAGCAGCCTATAAACTTCTGGGACTTGTAACATTCTTCACAGCGGGAGAAGTAGAGGCAAGAGCTTGGACCACCGGCGTGGGAAGCACAGGACCGATCGCTGCATCCGTAATCCATTCAGACTTCGAAAAAGGATTTGTTCGCGCAGAAGTAATGAAGTTCGAAGACCTGGACAGAACAGGAAGCCCGAACAAAGTAAAAGAAGAAGGGAAACTCAGGATAGAAGGAAAAGAATATATCGTCCAAGATGGAGACGTTATATTCTTCAGAGTAAACGCCTAAGCGCCTTTTCCGCTACTTTCTTTACGATAAGAATTAGGATTGGTTCCGGTTAGTTTTTTGAATTCCAGATAGAACGCAGATCTGGAACTAAATCCTGCTTTTGCTCCTATCTCCGTGGTGTTCTCGTCCGGGAACTCATTCAGCAATACCTTAGCTTCTTCTACTCTATATTGATTGATAAGAGAAGGGAAATTGGTCTTGAACTCGGTATTGATCAGCTCTGAAAGTTGATGGATAGTGATCCCAAGTTCTTTTGCCATATGTTCTTCTTTTAAAGACTTGGTCAGATAAATTTTTTCTTTTTCCAGCAAGGATTCAATCTTAAGCACAAAGTCTTTTACATCTAAGGAAGAAAGATGGGTTTTACGATTGGAACCTTCTTCTTCTTTTCTTCTTAATATCTCTCTGGACAATAAGGTCACAAATACTGTCAGAGGTGGCAGATAATACAATACTCCGTAAACTGCCATTCTGTTATAAGGATAGAAGTCGAAATGGAAAATAGTCTTGTATAGATCCAAAAGAAGAAAGATCCCCCAGACCGAGATAAAGAACATTTCATAGACAGTATTATTCCGAATGGAAGAAATATGCGTCTTCCCAAAATAGAATAACATACATCCATAATTGAGCACTAAAACTAAGATCCTATGGTCATACCAGAATTGGTAGAGTGGGATGAGAGGATATAAGATACCTGTAAAACATACCAACCAGAAGAATGGAGACCTATATACCGAGCCTGAATTTTCCTTATTCCATGCGGCCAAATAGAAGAAGAATGCTATATGAGTGATCCCTAAAAACAGGAAGTAGTTATGACGAAATAGATTGTTCTCATTTCCTACGATAGAAGCGAATTCTTTTCCATGTAAAAAATACAGCGTGGCCCCTACTGCAGTCAAATGCAGGGGCAATGCTAAAAACAATGGTTTTCTGGATTTAAAATACAAATATAAGTTATAACCAAAAGCTAATAGAAGCACGAATCCTACGCTCAAAAATAGAACGGAGCGTAATCTCACGATCACCATGTAATCATCTTCTGATAATAATCGAACAGGAAAGTTGATGTCCTCGTTGGACAATACGTAAAGGTAGAAGGTCCTTTCTTCCTTAGGCTCCAAACGGATATTGAAATGCGGAAGTGGAGAAATAAAGTCGTTCCAAATAGGATCCAAATCGTAACCGGCAAACCCTGCTTCGAAATTTCCCTTCGAATCAACAGAACAAAGTTCCGCATCTGGAACATTTAGCCAAAGTAAGACCAAAGTTCTGTGAAGTTGTTCTTTTCCATCATTCGCGAGCCTAAATCTCAGCCAATTTCCGGAAGAACTTCTTTTTAAACGTAAAACATTTCCTGCATTATGATGCCATTCCAGTTGATGTAGAGAAGTAATAGTTTCCGGTTTACAATGACGGAATTGGTATCCTCTATACCTGTATTCCATTTTTGAACTAATATTTTCAACCGGGGAAGAAGGGGTTAGTCGAATGGTGTCTACTACGGGAAGAGTAGGCGCCGCGTATAAGTTTGCTCCGATTGCTACAACAAGACCCAAGAAGAATAGAATCAGAAATCGAAAATAGATATTGGAGAGTAGTAGATCTCGGATTCTATAACTGGATTGTTTCATTTAAGCCTGATACCAGTGAATCCTTTTCCAGGTAGGATACCAGGTATTTTTCCGCAGTCATTTCATTTTTTGCCAAAAGTAATACTAGAGTCGAATTTCGTTCAAAATTATAAGAAATTCCAAAAATCTAAACTGACCTTTCTAAATTTATAATCTTGGAATTCTCACCTATCTCGTTTCGGGTAAACTTTCAAAAGCAAAATGAAGGAAGAAATAAGGAAATTGTGGAGCAATCCTAACAGAATTAGCTCGGGAAAAACTAATTCTATCTCCTTTGTCAAAGTAGCCCAAAGGTATGATGCCACGCTGTCATTAAGTTTGCAAAATCGAAATGTACTGCTGAGAAATTAAGCAAGAAAAGTCCAAGGGTATAAATCTTAGAAAATTTTTCCTAATTTAGAATTTTTTAGTGTCCAATTTTATAAGATTGGAAGGTCTTGTATTATATAAGTTCGTCTCCTACTTAGGAAGAGAGCTAAAAAAGTCGGGAAACCTGGACAACAAAACCCGAGGAGAAAAACCAAATGGCAGATTCGGCGATTTTACAGAACATACTTAACCCACCGGTACTGTTCTTCTTTTTAGGAA harbors:
- a CDS encoding helix-turn-helix domain-containing protein; the encoded protein is MKQSSYRIRDLLLSNIYFRFLILFFLGLVVAIGANLYAAPTLPVVDTIRLTPSSPVENISSKMEYRYRGYQFRHCKPETITSLHQLEWHHNAGNVLRLKRSSSGNWLRFRLANDGKEQLHRTLVLLWLNVPDAELCSVDSKGNFEAGFAGYDLDPIWNDFISPLPHFNIRLEPKEERTFYLYVLSNEDINFPVRLLSEDDYMVIVRLRSVLFLSVGFVLLLAFGYNLYLYFKSRKPLFLALPLHLTAVGATLYFLHGKEFASIVGNENNLFRHNYFLFLGITHIAFFFYLAAWNKENSGSVYRSPFFWLVCFTGILYPLIPLYQFWYDHRILVLVLNYGCMLFYFGKTHISSIRNNTVYEMFFISVWGIFLLLDLYKTIFHFDFYPYNRMAVYGVLYYLPPLTVFVTLLSREILRRKEEEGSNRKTHLSSLDVKDFVLKIESLLEKEKIYLTKSLKEEHMAKELGITIHQLSELINTEFKTNFPSLINQYRVEEAKVLLNEFPDENTTEIGAKAGFSSRSAFYLEFKKLTGTNPNSYRKESSGKGA